One genomic segment of Rhinolophus sinicus isolate RSC01 linkage group LG11, ASM3656204v1, whole genome shotgun sequence includes these proteins:
- the LOC109438752 gene encoding leukocyte immunoglobulin-like receptor subfamily A member 5 isoform X1 — translation MMSTLVSTMSVSPTQDEGDVKCLQLGVKQRPSHYFLQCLCNAEKFAFHKSSVAEADRPLGPRIMFTVLPSLLYLGLYIGQSTQAQEGNLPPPHIIAQPTSKVLSKDTVTIQCHSPEAEAYNIYKVEGPKPMDRSMLPLPKKTYTLRIQEMTPDQAGLYRCVYQSGVQWSQPSDPLQLVMTGAYDKPSLTSITGTVVASGDNVKLQCFSKIGFDVFILIKEGGVHTTQNLSSTLQDSAHQAIFHLDHVTSTQMGTYRCYGAFHNDLYVWSHSSNQLQLVAKKAPDDPDPTEPRCCTEAPDYSIPTVPRRPHAPSHDQVEKCQHFLTGFPVTIALLLLLLLFFFILRHFKAKHKATRIDRHPEAAEPTDRQASEDPKEVTYSQITCRVPTQGTAGTPSFLPRHTQISEYATLALR, via the exons ATGATGAGCACCTTGGTGTCAACTATGTCTGTCAGCCCCACCCAGGATGAAGGAGATGTGAAATGCCTTCAACTAGGGGTGAAACAGAGGCCATCCCACTACTTCCTGCAGTGCCTGTGTAACGCAGAGAAATTTGCTTTCCATAAGAGCAGCGTTGCTGAGGCCGATAGGCCTCTAGGACCCAGGATCATGTTCACGGTTCTTCCCTCTCTGCTCTACCTCG GTCTGTATATAGGACAGAGCACTCAGGCACAAGAGG GAAATCTCCCCCCACCTCATATCATAGCTCAGCCTACATCCAAGGTGCTATCTAAGGATACTGTGACCATTCAGTGCCATAGTCCAGAAGCTGAAGCATACAACATATATAAAGTGGAAGGCCCTAAGCCCATGGACAGAAGTATGTTACCGTTGCCTAAGAAGACCTACACTTTGAGAATCCAAGAGATGACACCAGACCAGGCAGGGCTGTACCGCTGTGTCTATCAGAGTGGAGTCCAGTGGTCCCAGCCCAGTGACCCCCTGCAGCTGGTGATGACTG GAGCTTATGACAAACCCTCCCTCACGAGCATAACTGGCACTGTGGTGGCTTCAGGAGACAATGTGAAGTTACAGTGTTTCTCCAAAATTGGGTTTGATGTATTTATTCTCATCAAAGAAGGTGGAGTTCACACCACCCAGAACCTAAGCTCCACACTCCAGGACAGTGCACACCAGGCCATCTTCCACTTGGACCATGTCACCTCCACACAGATGGGGACATACAGATGCTATGGTGCCTTTCACAATGACCTTTATGTGTGGTCTCACTCCAGTAACCAGTTACAGCTTGTGGCCAAAA AAGCTCCTGATGATCCTGATCCCACAGAGCCCAGATGTTGCACTG AAGCTCCTGACTATTCCATACCCACAGTGCCCAGACGTCCACATG CCCCATCACACGACCAAGTGGAGAAGTGCCAGCATTTCCTGACTGGCTTCCCAGTGACAATCgcgcttctcctcctcctcctccttttcttcttcatcctcCGACATTTCAAAGCTAAACACA aAGCTACCAGGATAGACAGACATCCAGAGGCAGCTGAACCAACGGATAGACAG gcCTCTGAAGACCCAAAGGAGGTCACCTATTCCCAGATAACCTGCCGTGTCCCCACCCAGGGGACAGCTGGAACACCCTCCTTCTTACCCAGGCATACCCAGATCAGCGAGTATGCGACACTTGCCCTAAGATAA
- the LOC109438752 gene encoding leukocyte immunoglobulin-like receptor subfamily A member 5 isoform X3: MMSTLVSTMSVSPTQDEGDVKCLQLGVKQRPSHYFLQCLCNAEKFAFHKSSVAEADRPLGPRIMFTVLPSLLYLGLYIGQSTQAQEGNLPPPHIIAQPTSKVLSKDTVTIQCHSPEAEAYNIYKVEGPKPMDRSMLPLPKKTYTLRIQEMTPDQAGLYRCVYQSGVQWSQPSDPLQLVMTGAYDKPSLTSITGTVVASGDNVKLQCFSKIGFDVFILIKEGGVHTTQNLSSTLQDSAHQAIFHLDHVTSTQMGTYRCYGAFHNDLYVWSHSSNQLQLVAKKAPDDPDPTEPRCCTEAPDYSIPTVPRRPHEATRIDRHPEAAEPTDRQASEDPKEVTYSQITCRVPTQGTAGTPSFLPRHTQISEYATLALR, from the exons ATGATGAGCACCTTGGTGTCAACTATGTCTGTCAGCCCCACCCAGGATGAAGGAGATGTGAAATGCCTTCAACTAGGGGTGAAACAGAGGCCATCCCACTACTTCCTGCAGTGCCTGTGTAACGCAGAGAAATTTGCTTTCCATAAGAGCAGCGTTGCTGAGGCCGATAGGCCTCTAGGACCCAGGATCATGTTCACGGTTCTTCCCTCTCTGCTCTACCTCG GTCTGTATATAGGACAGAGCACTCAGGCACAAGAGG GAAATCTCCCCCCACCTCATATCATAGCTCAGCCTACATCCAAGGTGCTATCTAAGGATACTGTGACCATTCAGTGCCATAGTCCAGAAGCTGAAGCATACAACATATATAAAGTGGAAGGCCCTAAGCCCATGGACAGAAGTATGTTACCGTTGCCTAAGAAGACCTACACTTTGAGAATCCAAGAGATGACACCAGACCAGGCAGGGCTGTACCGCTGTGTCTATCAGAGTGGAGTCCAGTGGTCCCAGCCCAGTGACCCCCTGCAGCTGGTGATGACTG GAGCTTATGACAAACCCTCCCTCACGAGCATAACTGGCACTGTGGTGGCTTCAGGAGACAATGTGAAGTTACAGTGTTTCTCCAAAATTGGGTTTGATGTATTTATTCTCATCAAAGAAGGTGGAGTTCACACCACCCAGAACCTAAGCTCCACACTCCAGGACAGTGCACACCAGGCCATCTTCCACTTGGACCATGTCACCTCCACACAGATGGGGACATACAGATGCTATGGTGCCTTTCACAATGACCTTTATGTGTGGTCTCACTCCAGTAACCAGTTACAGCTTGTGGCCAAAA AAGCTCCTGATGATCCTGATCCCACAGAGCCCAGATGTTGCACTG AAGCTCCTGACTATTCCATACCCACAGTGCCCAGACGTCCACATG aAGCTACCAGGATAGACAGACATCCAGAGGCAGCTGAACCAACGGATAGACAG gcCTCTGAAGACCCAAAGGAGGTCACCTATTCCCAGATAACCTGCCGTGTCCCCACCCAGGGGACAGCTGGAACACCCTCCTTCTTACCCAGGCATACCCAGATCAGCGAGTATGCGACACTTGCCCTAAGATAA
- the LOC109438752 gene encoding leukocyte immunoglobulin-like receptor subfamily A member 5 isoform X2, with protein sequence MMSTLVSTMSVSPTQDEGDVKCLQLGVKQRPSHYFLQCLCNAEKFAFHKSSVAEADRPLGPRIMFTVLPSLLYLGNLPPPHIIAQPTSKVLSKDTVTIQCHSPEAEAYNIYKVEGPKPMDRSMLPLPKKTYTLRIQEMTPDQAGLYRCVYQSGVQWSQPSDPLQLVMTGAYDKPSLTSITGTVVASGDNVKLQCFSKIGFDVFILIKEGGVHTTQNLSSTLQDSAHQAIFHLDHVTSTQMGTYRCYGAFHNDLYVWSHSSNQLQLVAKKAPDDPDPTEPRCCTEAPDYSIPTVPRRPHAPSHDQVEKCQHFLTGFPVTIALLLLLLLFFFILRHFKAKHKATRIDRHPEAAEPTDRQASEDPKEVTYSQITCRVPTQGTAGTPSFLPRHTQISEYATLALR encoded by the exons ATGATGAGCACCTTGGTGTCAACTATGTCTGTCAGCCCCACCCAGGATGAAGGAGATGTGAAATGCCTTCAACTAGGGGTGAAACAGAGGCCATCCCACTACTTCCTGCAGTGCCTGTGTAACGCAGAGAAATTTGCTTTCCATAAGAGCAGCGTTGCTGAGGCCGATAGGCCTCTAGGACCCAGGATCATGTTCACGGTTCTTCCCTCTCTGCTCTACCTCG GAAATCTCCCCCCACCTCATATCATAGCTCAGCCTACATCCAAGGTGCTATCTAAGGATACTGTGACCATTCAGTGCCATAGTCCAGAAGCTGAAGCATACAACATATATAAAGTGGAAGGCCCTAAGCCCATGGACAGAAGTATGTTACCGTTGCCTAAGAAGACCTACACTTTGAGAATCCAAGAGATGACACCAGACCAGGCAGGGCTGTACCGCTGTGTCTATCAGAGTGGAGTCCAGTGGTCCCAGCCCAGTGACCCCCTGCAGCTGGTGATGACTG GAGCTTATGACAAACCCTCCCTCACGAGCATAACTGGCACTGTGGTGGCTTCAGGAGACAATGTGAAGTTACAGTGTTTCTCCAAAATTGGGTTTGATGTATTTATTCTCATCAAAGAAGGTGGAGTTCACACCACCCAGAACCTAAGCTCCACACTCCAGGACAGTGCACACCAGGCCATCTTCCACTTGGACCATGTCACCTCCACACAGATGGGGACATACAGATGCTATGGTGCCTTTCACAATGACCTTTATGTGTGGTCTCACTCCAGTAACCAGTTACAGCTTGTGGCCAAAA AAGCTCCTGATGATCCTGATCCCACAGAGCCCAGATGTTGCACTG AAGCTCCTGACTATTCCATACCCACAGTGCCCAGACGTCCACATG CCCCATCACACGACCAAGTGGAGAAGTGCCAGCATTTCCTGACTGGCTTCCCAGTGACAATCgcgcttctcctcctcctcctccttttcttcttcatcctcCGACATTTCAAAGCTAAACACA aAGCTACCAGGATAGACAGACATCCAGAGGCAGCTGAACCAACGGATAGACAG gcCTCTGAAGACCCAAAGGAGGTCACCTATTCCCAGATAACCTGCCGTGTCCCCACCCAGGGGACAGCTGGAACACCCTCCTTCTTACCCAGGCATACCCAGATCAGCGAGTATGCGACACTTGCCCTAAGATAA